The genomic segment GCGTGCGGGTGCGCAAGGATGCGCTCGTCACCTCGACCATCGTCATGCGCTCCTGGAGCCAGACGGTGCGTTGGATCAAGGCGCAGCACGCCCGCTAGGCCGGCAACTCCAGCCGCCGGATGAAGAGCACGCTCCCGGCCACGATGGATATGGCGCCGACGGGTTCGACGGCGCTGTATTCGCTATGCCGGCCCTCGTATTCGACGCCCGTCCAGATGACGCGCACTTCCTGAGTGGCGACGAACCCATTCTCGACCAGCGCGACCGAAAATCTTTCGAGGTCGCGCTCGTCCTGGACGATCACGGGCTGGACCGGCTGGCCGGGTATTGCGATGTTGACTTCGAATACGGGCATGGTGTCCTCCCCAGGCACGACCCTGATAGTGACGCTGACTCCCAATCGTGACAACCGCATGGAAGACCTGCGCATAACCGGGCTTTTGGCCTCGACCAAGCCGCCTAAAACCGTTTAGGTCGCCCCATGCTCGATGAACGCGCCTATTTCCTGGACGTTTCCCGCTCGGTTACGGGACGCGCCTGGGTGGACCGGTTGGATGCCAATGCCTCGCGGCTGGCCCAGGCCATAGCGCAGCGCACCGACCTTTCCGAAATCCTGGCGCGGATCGTGGCGGCCAGGGGAGTGGGGCCGGAGGAAGCGGAAAGCTACCTCAACCCCACCATCCGGGACCTGATGCCCGATCCCTCCTCGCTCACCGCCATGGACCGGCTGGTGGCGCGCCTGGCCAAGGCCATCGGCGATCGCGAGAACGTGGCCCTCTTCGGCGACTATGACGTGGACGGAGCCTGCTCGTGCGCCCTCATGAGCCGCTACCTGCGCCATTTCGGGCTCGAGCCGCAGGTCTATATTCCGGACCGCATCTTTGAAGGATACGGGCCTAACGTCGCCGCCATCGACAAGCTGATCGATGCGGGCGCCACCCTCATCATTACCCTGGACTGCGGCACGGTGAGCGACGCGCCGATCGCCCATGCGCGCTCGCGGGGCGTAGATGTGCTGGTCATCGACCATCACCTTTCGGACTTCGAGCTGCCCGAGGCGACCGCCATCGTCAATCCGAACCGGCCCGACGACGTCTCCGGCCTCGGCTATCTCTGCGCGGCGGGCGTGACATTCATGGTGCTGGTCGCCGCCAACCGCGAGTTGCGCAATCTCGGCCGCGCTGGCTTGCCGGACCTGATGGCAATGCTGGACCTCGTGGCATTGGCGACCGTTTGCGATGTCGTGCCGCTCAAGGGGCTCAACCGCGCCTTCGTGGTGCGTGGCCTCGAGATCGCCCGGCGTGGCAACAATCGCGGTATCTCGGCCCTGGCGCTTGCCGCCCGGGTCAACGGGCCGCTCAATCCCTATCACCTCGGCTTTCTGATCGGCCCGCGCATCAATGCCGGCGGGCGCATCGGCGACGCCGCCCTCGGAACGCGGCTGCTCACTATCGAGGATGAGCACGAGGCGCTGGCCATCGCGGCACGGCTCGATGAACTCAACGTCGAGCGGCAGCGAATCGAGGTGGAGGCCGTCGAGGAGGCCGCCCGCGTCGCCGAGGCGGAAATCGGCAATGGCGAGGGGCCGCCCGTGCTGGTGCTCGCCTCGGAGAACTGGCACGCCGGCGTTGTCGGCCTCATTGCGGCGCGGCTGCGCGAACGCTTCGAGCGCCCGGCTTTCGCCATCGCGCTCGGACCCGACGGCACCGGCACCGGCTCGGGGCGTTCGATGCCCGGCGTCGACCTGGGGCGTGCTGTCATCGAGGCTGTCGAGGCTGGAATCATCCCCAAGGGCGGCGGCCATGCCATGGCGGCGGGCGTTACCGTGCGCACCGGCCAGCTCGGCCCCTTCAGAGCCCACATGGCCCAGGCGCTGACCGCCCAGGTCGCGGTGGCCCGTGCCGCTACGGCGCTGCAGGTAGATGCGGCCCTCACGGCTCGCGGCGCCTCGCCAGAGTTCGTGCATGACCTCGAACGCGCCGGTCCTTTCGGTTCGGGCAACCCCACCCCGGTTTTCGTGTTTCCCGCCCACAAGGCCAAGTTCGCAGAGGTTGTGGGGCAGGGCGGGCATGTGCGTTTCACGCTCGCCTCGGATGACGGAGCCCGACTCAAGGGGATCGCCTTCCGCGCCGCCGGCCAGCCCATTGGCGACGTTCTGCTCAATGGCGGCAACGATACCCCGCTCCATATCGCGGGCACCTTGGGAATCGATCACTGGCAGGGACGCGAGCAGGTGCAGATCCGGGTGGTCGACGTGGCGTCGCCCGCAAGTCGTTAGGCGATTTCAATGACTTGTATCGGCGAGCTTTTGCCCGGTGCAGTCTGGAATCGCTTGAAAGTGCCGCTTGCAAATCCGAGTATGGCGGATAAGGTATCCATTCGGTACCGACTGCAGGCTGGGCATTTTCCGGTCGCGGACTTGTATCAGGGACACTTAAACTTCGGGCGAAGTCTGGCGCCAGATGCCGGTGCTTCAGGTCCGATGCGGATAATCCAATATGACTAAAAGTGTAGTAGATCAGAGGCTTGGCGAGCCGGGGCTGGGGACTCGCCTGATGTCGAATCTGGTGGAGTGGGCTGGCAAGCGCCTCCTCAGGGAGCCGAGTCAGGGCGCGGTGACGGTTATTCTGCCCAACGGGCGCAGCCATACCCTGGGCAACCCGACCACGGGTCTCCATTCGGTCCTCAAACTCAACAATTTCAAGGTCATCGGCGAAGCCATGCGTCGGGGGACCGTGGGCTTCGCGGCTGCCTATATCAACGGCGACATCGAGGTCGATGACCTCACGGCGCTGTTCCGGTTCTTCGTACAGAACAAGGCGATGTTCGAGGAAGCCGGCAAGGGTTTCTTCCGCCGCGCCGCCAAGGATCTGGCCTATCACATCTCTCGCGCCAACACGCGCGAGGGGTCCAAGGCCAACATTTCCGAACACTACGACCTGGGCAACGATTTCTACGGCCAGTGGCTCGATCCCTCGATGACCTATTCGTCGGCGGTGTTCACCTCGGGTGACCAGAGCCTGGAGGAGGCGCAGCGCGCCAAATACCACCGCATCGCGGACATGGCCGGTGTCAAGGAAGGCGAAAGCGTCCTTGAAATCGGCTGCGGCTGGGGCGGCTTCGCCGAGACGGTGGCGCGCGACTACAACGCCCATCTCTATGGCATCACGCTGTCGCGCGAACAGCTCAGCTACGCCCAGGAGCGGCTGCGGCGCCAGGGGCTCGACAACCTGGCCCAGCTCCACTTCGAGGACTATCGCGACACCACCGGCCAGTTCGACCATATCGGCTCGATCGAAATGATCGAGGCCGTGGGCGAGGAACATTGGCCGACCTATTTCCAGGCCGTCCACGACCGGCTCAAGCCAGGCGGTACCGCCGCCATCCAGGCCATTACCATCGATGAGGCCGAGTTCGAGGGCTACCGCTCCGGTCCCGACTTCATCCAGCGCTTCATCTTCCCCGGCGGCATGCTGCTGACCAAGACCGCGATGCGCGAGCAGGGCGAGCGAGTCGGGCTGCTGCTCGAGAGGGTGGAAACCTTCGGGCTTTCCTACGCCAAGACGCTACGGCTCTGGTGCGAGCGCTTCCTCGAGCGCTGGCCGGTGATCGCGCCGCTCGGCTACGACGAGGCCTTCAAGCGCAAGTGGGTCTATTACCTCTGCTATTGCGAGGCGGGCTTTGCCGAAGGCGCCATCGACGTCGGTATCTACCAGTACCGCCGCCCCGCCTGACGGTCACCGCGCGCGCAGCGTAAGGGCGGAAAGCCAGAAAAACAGGCGGTACGGCAGCAGCCGTGCCGCCTTCATCATCCAGGCCATTGGCCAGGGAAACGCGATCTCGAACCGCGCCGAGCGGACGAGACCATCCACGATCCGCCAGGCGGCCTCGTCGGTTTCCATCAGCATTGGCATTCTGTAGCGGTTGCGGCTGGTGAGCTCAGATTTGACGAAGCCGGGCGAAATCAGCCGCACGAGAATATTGCGGGGCGCCAGCTCGACCCGCATGGTCTGGCAGAGCGTCATCAGCGCCGACTTGCTCGCGGCATAGGCGCCGCCGCGCGGCAGCCCGACATAGCCGGCAAGCGAACCGATGACGGCGATCTGCCCGCCGCCTTGCCGGCCCATGACCTCGATCAGCGGATCGAGGGCGCGGACGAGACCAAGAAAATTGACGTCGAAGGCTGCCGCGAACTTTTCCGGCTCGTAGTAGCCCGGAGGCGTGCCGACGGCGGCCACGGCGCCGTAGAGCGCCAGATCGAGGCGTCCGAGATCGGAGGCGATGGCGTTGACGGTAGCCAGAACTGCCCGCGTGTCCGTGACGTCGAGCGGGTAGGGGCGGATCGACGGGTTGTGCGCAGCGACCTCGTCGAGGCGTTCGGCGCGCCGCCCGGATATCGCGACGGTCCAGCCGCGGTCGGCTAACTCGCGCGCCACCGCCGCGCCGATGCCGGAACCACCCCCCACGATCCAGGCTACCCCAGGCCCCACATTCATCTGCTGTCCTCCCATGCACCGCGCCAGCCTATCAGTAGCCCGGCTGCCCACGAACGGGGATGGCCCCGACACGCCAAGCAGGACCAGGCGAGTGCGCTTGCCATTATCCCTTTATGAGATCAAGATAATCGCCTGACTACTCGTCTCTCGCTTGCGGCATTCCAAGGAGGCAAACATGACGGCTAGCGACACTGCCAACTCCTATGAAACGTTCACGCGCCATGTGCGCCGCCGTTGGGGCTGGTTTCTTGCATTGGGAATTGTCTATCTCGTGGGCGGTATCGCCGCGATCTTCCTGCCGGTGATGGCCTCGATAGCCTTCACCATCGTCATCGCCTCTTTCCTCATCGTGGGCGGCATCATCCAGATCGTGCAGTCTTTCCAGATGAGCGGCTGGCAGGGGACGGTGTGGCACCTGCTGCTGGGCATCATCACCGTGGTCGGGGGCGGCTACGCGCTCTGGAACCCGATTGCCGGGGCCCTGGCGATCACGCTCGTCATCGCCATCACCTTCATGGCCCAGGGGATCGTCGAGATCATCATGGGCGCCCGGCTGCGTCCGGTCGATGGCTGGGGCTGGATGATCGCTTCGGGCGTGCTGGCGCTGCTCGCCGGCATCGCGCTCACCTGGACCTTCCCCGCCTCGGGGCTCGTTACGGTCGGCACCATCGCCGGAATCGCCATGATCTTCACGGGCTGGAGCTACATCTACATCGCCATGTCGGCGCGCAAGCTCTGGAAGGACCTCAAGGAAGATCTGGGCATGGGCGGCGCCGCCAAGGCCTGAAAATGAAGAGGGCGCCTCGCGGCGCCCTCGATAGGAATTCGATTTGCAAGGGGCCGGTTCGCCGGCCCTTTCGCTTACTTGGCGTCGAGGTCGCGCACGGCGCCGCGGGCAGCGCTGGTGGCGAAGGCCGCGTAGGCCTTGAGCGCGGTCGAGACATTGCGCTTGCGCGGATGCGCCGGCTTCCAGCCGAGCTGATCCTGGTCGTGACGGCGCTGCGTCAGCTCGTCGTCCGAGATCTTGAGGTGGATGGTGCGGTTCGGGATATCGATCTCGACGATGTCGCCCTCGCGCACGAGGCCGATGGTGCCACCCTCTGCCGCTTCGGGCGAGACGTGGCCGATCGAGAGGCCCGAGGTGCCGCCC from the Youhaiella tibetensis genome contains:
- the recJ gene encoding single-stranded-DNA-specific exonuclease RecJ, yielding MLDERAYFLDVSRSVTGRAWVDRLDANASRLAQAIAQRTDLSEILARIVAARGVGPEEAESYLNPTIRDLMPDPSSLTAMDRLVARLAKAIGDRENVALFGDYDVDGACSCALMSRYLRHFGLEPQVYIPDRIFEGYGPNVAAIDKLIDAGATLIITLDCGTVSDAPIAHARSRGVDVLVIDHHLSDFELPEATAIVNPNRPDDVSGLGYLCAAGVTFMVLVAANRELRNLGRAGLPDLMAMLDLVALATVCDVVPLKGLNRAFVVRGLEIARRGNNRGISALALAARVNGPLNPYHLGFLIGPRINAGGRIGDAALGTRLLTIEDEHEALAIAARLDELNVERQRIEVEAVEEAARVAEAEIGNGEGPPVLVLASENWHAGVVGLIAARLRERFERPAFAIALGPDGTGTGSGRSMPGVDLGRAVIEAVEAGIIPKGGGHAMAAGVTVRTGQLGPFRAHMAQALTAQVAVARAATALQVDAALTARGASPEFVHDLERAGPFGSGNPTPVFVFPAHKAKFAEVVGQGGHVRFTLASDDGARLKGIAFRAAGQPIGDVLLNGGNDTPLHIAGTLGIDHWQGREQVQIRVVDVASPASR
- a CDS encoding SAM-dependent methyltransferase — protein: MSNLVEWAGKRLLREPSQGAVTVILPNGRSHTLGNPTTGLHSVLKLNNFKVIGEAMRRGTVGFAAAYINGDIEVDDLTALFRFFVQNKAMFEEAGKGFFRRAAKDLAYHISRANTREGSKANISEHYDLGNDFYGQWLDPSMTYSSAVFTSGDQSLEEAQRAKYHRIADMAGVKEGESVLEIGCGWGGFAETVARDYNAHLYGITLSREQLSYAQERLRRQGLDNLAQLHFEDYRDTTGQFDHIGSIEMIEAVGEEHWPTYFQAVHDRLKPGGTAAIQAITIDEAEFEGYRSGPDFIQRFIFPGGMLLTKTAMREQGERVGLLLERVETFGLSYAKTLRLWCERFLERWPVIAPLGYDEAFKRKWVYYLCYCEAGFAEGAIDVGIYQYRRPA
- a CDS encoding SDR family NAD(P)-dependent oxidoreductase, whose product is MNVGPGVAWIVGGGSGIGAAVARELADRGWTVAISGRRAERLDEVAAHNPSIRPYPLDVTDTRAVLATVNAIASDLGRLDLALYGAVAAVGTPPGYYEPEKFAAAFDVNFLGLVRALDPLIEVMGRQGGGQIAVIGSLAGYVGLPRGGAYAASKSALMTLCQTMRVELAPRNILVRLISPGFVKSELTSRNRYRMPMLMETDEAAWRIVDGLVRSARFEIAFPWPMAWMMKAARLLPYRLFFWLSALTLRAR
- a CDS encoding HdeD family acid-resistance protein, yielding MTASDTANSYETFTRHVRRRWGWFLALGIVYLVGGIAAIFLPVMASIAFTIVIASFLIVGGIIQIVQSFQMSGWQGTVWHLLLGIITVVGGGYALWNPIAGALAITLVIAITFMAQGIVEIIMGARLRPVDGWGWMIASGVLALLAGIALTWTFPASGLVTVGTIAGIAMIFTGWSYIYIAMSARKLWKDLKEDLGMGGAAKA